Proteins encoded by one window of Sphaerodactylus townsendi isolate TG3544 linkage group LG02, MPM_Stown_v2.3, whole genome shotgun sequence:
- the LOC125427096 gene encoding zinc finger protein 420-like isoform X18: MASCREGPLLAPVSRREGGSGSCMRSAVSFEEVAVFFTEEEWALLDSGQRKLYREVMERNYKTVGFLRNYLSQKALQVPERSILPIVAVQGAVFPREEKICNMEFHQVSLLSCFPRLEGEFGSCASAGKTPTVSFEEVAVFFTEEEWTLLDPGQRKLFWEVMEENYETVTSLAAGVREMVTEKVSRRLVVGKDKDLQMEAKSGDQTASKQKRRKKREAKEKQKKKLADFQSRNQPEISAQEEIQQRNTRHKGALKDSRFRWNTYKCLECGKSFSCSSSLTKHQKLHRRQKPYKSPECGKCFSHNVQFTAHQKVHLGEKPYKCLECGKCFTWKSRLTVHHRVHIGVKPYECLECGMCFSQSDQLNVHHRVHTGEKTYKCLECGKCFTWKSQLTGHQKVHTGEKSYKCLECGKNFSYICHLRTHQWVHFKKKELYKCLECGKSFSCNRNLISHQRIHTGEKPYNCLECEKCFKRKDQLTVHHRIHTGEKPYKCLECGKTFSCNRNLISHQRIHTGEKPYNCLECEKCFTRKDQLAVHHRIHTGEKPYKCLECGKTFSCNRNLISHQRVHTGEKPYKSLECGNSFSCQSNLTKHQMVHTGEKPYKCLECGKCFTRKDQLTIHQRVHSGEKPYKCLECGKCFTRKDQLAVHHRIHTGEKPYKCLECGKTFSCNGSLFQHQRSHTGENPYKCQECGKSFSSQSNLTKHQMVHTGEKPYKCLECGKCFSRNSHLTIHQRVHTGEKPYKCLECGKCFSRSSRLSVHQRIHTGEKPYKCLECGKFFSRSDQLNVHQRVHTGEKPYKCLECEKTFSFNSGLSKHQRIHTGEKPYKCLECGKCFSQSSQLTVHQRVHRGEKPYKCLECGKCFSQSSQLTVHQRVHIGEKPYKCLECGKCFFRNSQLTKHQRVHTGEKPYKCLECGKCFSQISHLTVHQRVHTGEKPYKCLECGKCFSRSAQLIIHQRVHTGEKPYKCMECGKSFIRIDQLTVHHRVHTGEKPYKCQECGKTFSSSYAVRTHQWVHTGEKPYKCLECEKTYSRKSDLTQHQRIHTGEKPYKCLECGKCFTWNGQLTMHHRVHTGEKPYKCQECKKTFSLNRDLRKHQWVHIGEKPYKCLECGNTFSCNGDLDKHQRVHTGEKPCKCLECGKSFSHNGQLTKHQRVHTGEKPYKCLECGKCFSQSSHLTIHQRIHTVEKPYKCLECGKIFSCNGDLRKHKRVHTGEKPYKCLECGESQKH, encoded by the exons ATGGCGTCCTGTCGGGAGGGTCCTCTCCTGGCTCCCGTCTCCCGGCGGGAGGGAGGATCCGGCTCTTGCATG AGATCTGCAGTGTCCTTTGAGGAGGTCGCCGTGTTCTTCACGGAGGAggaatgggctctgctggattCAGGGCAAAGAAAACTCTACCGGGAAGTTATGGAGCGAAATTACAAGACAGTGGGCTTTCTGA GGAACTACCTTTCCCAGAAGGCCTTGCAAGTGCCAGAGAGGTCAATCTTGCCTATTGTCGCTGTCCAGGGAGCAGTTTTTCCTAGAGAAGAAAAAATATGCAATATGGAATTCCACCAagtctctcttctttcttgtttcccCCGGCTGGAGGGAGAGTTTGGTTCTTGCGCATCTGCAGGAAAG acacCCACAGTGTCCTTTGAGGAGGTCGCCGTGTTCTTCACGGAGGAGGAGTGGACTCTGCTGGATCCAGGCCAAAGAAAACTCTTCTGGGAAGTTATGGAGGAAAATTATGAGACCGTCACCTCTCTGG ctgcaggaGTGAGGGAGATGGTAACAGAAAAGGTTTCAAGAAggcttgttgtggggaaagacaAAGACCTGCAGATGGAAGCGAAATCTGGAGATCAAACGGCGTCAAAGCAAAAGcgcagaaagaaaagagaagcaaaagagaagcaaaagaagaaattgGCTGACTTTCAGAGCAGAAATCAACCTGAGATCTCAGCCCAAGAGGAAATACAGCAGAGAAACACAAGGCATAAGGGTGCATTAAAAGACTCAAGGTTCCGCTGGAACACATATAAATGCctagagtgtgggaagagcttctctTGCAGTAGCAGCCTAACTAAGCATCAGAAGCTTCACAGAAGGCAAAAGCCATATAAGTCTCCGGAGTGTGGAAAATGCTTCTCTCATAATGTTCAATTTACTGCCCATCAAAAGGTTCACCTGggtgagaagccatataaatgtctggaatgTGGAAAGTGTTTCACCTGGAAAAGTCGGCTAACTGTACATCACAGGGTTCACATAGGGGTGAAGCCTTatgaatgcctggagtgtggaatgTGCTTCTCGCAGAGTGACCAACTAAATGTACATCAcagggttcacacaggggagaagacttataaatgtctggaatgtggaaagtgcttcacCTGGAAAAGTCAGCTAACTGgacatcaaaaggttcacacaggggagaagtcttataaatgtttggaatgtggaaagaattTCTCTTATATTTGTCACTTAAGAACACATCAAtgggttcattttaaaaaaaaggaactttataaatgcctggagtgtggaaagagcttctcttGCAATCGCAACCTAATATcacatcaaaggattcacacaggggagaagccttaTAATTGCTTGGAGTGTGAAAAGTGCTTCAAAAGGAAAGATCAACTAACTGTACATCACAGGATTCATACGGGGGAGAAGccttacaaatgcctggagtgtggaaagaccttCTCTTGCAATCGCAACCTAATATcacatcaaaggattcacacaggggagaagccttaTAATTGCTTGGAGTGTGAAAAGTGCTTCACTAGGAAAGATCAACTAGCTGTACATCACAGGATTCATACGGGGGAGAAGccttacaaatgcctggagtgtggaaagaccttCTCTTGCAATCGCAACCTAATATCACATCagagggttcacacaggggagaagccttaTAAGagcctggagtgtggaaacagCTTCTCTTGCCAAAGCAATCTAACTAAACATCAaatggttcacacaggggagaagccatataaatgcttggagtgtggaaagtgcttcactCGGAAAGATCAACTAACTATACACCAGAGGGTACACagtggagagaagccatataaatgcttggagtgtggaaagtgcttcactAGGAAAGATCAACTAGCTGTACATCACAGGATTCATACGGGGGAGAAGccttacaaatgcctggagtgtggaaagaccttCTCTTGTAATGGCAGCCTATTTCAGCATCAAAGGAGTCACACAGGTGAGAATCCTTATAAATGccaggaatgtggaaagagcttctctaGCCAAAGCAATCTAACTAAACATCAGatggttcacacaggggagaagccatataaatgcttggagtgtggaaagtgtttcTCTCGAAATAGCCATTTAACTATACATCAGAgggttcacactggggagaagccatacaaatgcctggagtgtggaaaatgctTCTCTCGAAGTAGCCGACTAAGTGTacatcaaaggattcacactggggagaagccatacaaatgcctggagtgtggaaagttcTTCTCGCGGAGCGACCAACTAAATGTACATCagagggttcacacaggggagaagccttacaaatgcctggagtgtgaaaAGACCTTCTCTTTTAATAGTGGCCTAAGTAAACATCAAAGGATCCACACTggtgagaagccatataaatgcttggagtgtggaaagtgcttctcacAAAGTAGCCAACTAACTGTACATCAAAGGGTTCAcagaggagagaaaccatataaatgtttggagtgtggaaagtgcttctctcaaaGTAGCCAACTAACTGTACATCAAAGGGTTCACataggggagaagccatataaatgcttggagtgtggaaagtgcttctttcGAAATAGCCAACTAACGAAACATCAGAgggttcacactggggagaaaccatataaatgcttggagtgtggaaagtgcttctctcaaaTTAGCCACCTAACTGTACATCAGAGggttcacactggagagaaaccatataaatgcctggagtgtgggaagtgCTTCTCGCGGAGTGCCCAACTAATCATACATCagagggttcacacaggggagaagccttaTAAATgcatggaatgtggaaagagcttcattCGGATTGATCAGCTAACTGTTCATCAcagggttcacacaggggagaagccatataaatgccaggagtgtggaaagaccTTCTCCTCCAGTTACGCTGTAAGAACACATCAgtgggttcacacaggggagaagccttaCAAATGTCTGGAGTGTGAAAAGACCTACTCTCGTAAAAGTGATCTAACTCaacatcaaaggattcacacaggtgagaagccatataaatgcttggagtgtggaaagtgcttcactTGGAACGGTCAGCTAACTATGCATCACAgggttcacacaggagagaagccttacaaatgccaggagtgtaAAAAGACCTTCTCTCTTAATCGTGACCTAAGGAAACATCAGTGGGTTCACataggagagaagccatataaatgcttggagtgtggaaacacctTCTCTTGTAATGGTGACTTAGATAaacatcaaagggttcacactggagagaagccatgtaagtgcctggagtgtggaaagagcttctctcATAATGGTCAACTAACGAAACATCAGAGGGTTCACAcgggggagaagccatataaatgtttggagtgtggaaagtgcttttctCAAAGTAGCCACCTAACTATACATCAGAGGATTCACACTgtagagaagccatataaatgcttggagtgtggaaagatcTTCTCTTGTAATGGTGACCTAAGAAAACATAAAAG GgttcacactggagagaagccatataagtGCCTGGAGTGTGGAGAGTCGCAAAAACAttag
- the LOC125427096 gene encoding zinc finger protein 420-like isoform X20, with protein sequence MASCREGPLLAPVSRREGGSGSCMRSAVSFEEVAVFFTEEEWALLDSGQRKLYREVMERNYKTVGFLRNYLSQKALQVPERSILPIVAVQGAVFPREEKICNMEFHQVSLLSCFPRLEGEFGSCASAGKTPTVSFEEVAVFFTEEEWTLLDPGQRKLFWEVMEENYETVTSLAAGVREMVTEKVSRRLVVGKDKDLQMEAKSGDQTASKQKRRKKREAKEKQKKKLADFQSRNQPEISAQEEIQQRNTRHKGALKDSRFRWNTYKCLECGKSFSCSSSLTKHQKLHRRQKPYKSPECGKCFSHNVQFTAHQKVHLGEKPYKCLECGKCFTWKSRLTVHHRVHIGVKPYECLECGMCFSQSDQLNVHHRVHTGEKPYKCLECGKCFSRSSRLSVHQRIHTGEKPYKCLECGKFFSRSDQLNVHQRVHTGEKPYKCLECEKTFSFNSGLSKHQRIHTGEKPYKCLECGKCFSQSSQLTVHQRVHRGEKPYKCLECGKCFSQSSQLTVHQRVHIGEKPYKCLECGKCFFRNSQLTKHQRVHTGEKPYKCLECGKCFSQISHLTVHQRVHTGEKPYKCLECGKCFSRSAQLIIHQRVHTGEKPYKCMECGKSFIRIDQLTVHHRVHTGEKPYKCQECGKTFSSSYAVRTHQWVHTGEKPYKCLECEKTYSRKSDLTQHQRIHTGEKPYKCLECGKCFTWNGQLTMHHRVHTGEKPYKCQECKKTFSLNRDLRKHQWVHIGEKPYKCLECGNTFSCNGDLDKHQRVHTGEKPCKCLECGKSFSHNGQLTKHQRVHTGEKPYKCLECGKCFSQSSHLTIHQRIHTVEKPYKCLECGKIFSCNGDLRKHKRIHTGEKPYTCLECGKSFSRNDHLNLHQRVHTGEKPYKCLECGKSFSRNGHLKVHQWVHTGEKPYKCLECGKSFTLNGYLTVHQRVHTGEKPYKCLECGKNFSYSRDLRTHQSVHKGEEPYKCMECGKSMSSNRTFRIHQRIHTGEKPYKCLECGKCFSQKGQLTDHQWVHTGEKPYKCLECGKSFPCKSSLSKHQRVHSGEKPYKCLECEKTFSSNYALNHHQRIHTGEKPYKCLECGKSFSWNDRLNVHQRVHTGEKPYKCLECGKSFSRNRRLKIHQRVHISNPRFPLVIRPRIIKPKPMNTEATFSIGINVNPINPF encoded by the exons ATGGCGTCCTGTCGGGAGGGTCCTCTCCTGGCTCCCGTCTCCCGGCGGGAGGGAGGATCCGGCTCTTGCATG AGATCTGCAGTGTCCTTTGAGGAGGTCGCCGTGTTCTTCACGGAGGAggaatgggctctgctggattCAGGGCAAAGAAAACTCTACCGGGAAGTTATGGAGCGAAATTACAAGACAGTGGGCTTTCTGA GGAACTACCTTTCCCAGAAGGCCTTGCAAGTGCCAGAGAGGTCAATCTTGCCTATTGTCGCTGTCCAGGGAGCAGTTTTTCCTAGAGAAGAAAAAATATGCAATATGGAATTCCACCAagtctctcttctttcttgtttcccCCGGCTGGAGGGAGAGTTTGGTTCTTGCGCATCTGCAGGAAAG acacCCACAGTGTCCTTTGAGGAGGTCGCCGTGTTCTTCACGGAGGAGGAGTGGACTCTGCTGGATCCAGGCCAAAGAAAACTCTTCTGGGAAGTTATGGAGGAAAATTATGAGACCGTCACCTCTCTGG ctgcaggaGTGAGGGAGATGGTAACAGAAAAGGTTTCAAGAAggcttgttgtggggaaagacaAAGACCTGCAGATGGAAGCGAAATCTGGAGATCAAACGGCGTCAAAGCAAAAGcgcagaaagaaaagagaagcaaaagagaagcaaaagaagaaattgGCTGACTTTCAGAGCAGAAATCAACCTGAGATCTCAGCCCAAGAGGAAATACAGCAGAGAAACACAAGGCATAAGGGTGCATTAAAAGACTCAAGGTTCCGCTGGAACACATATAAATGCctagagtgtgggaagagcttctctTGCAGTAGCAGCCTAACTAAGCATCAGAAGCTTCACAGAAGGCAAAAGCCATATAAGTCTCCGGAGTGTGGAAAATGCTTCTCTCATAATGTTCAATTTACTGCCCATCAAAAGGTTCACCTGggtgagaagccatataaatgtctggaatgTGGAAAGTGTTTCACCTGGAAAAGTCGGCTAACTGTACATCACAGGGTTCACATAGGGGTGAAGCCTTatgaatgcctggagtgtggaatgTGCTTCTCGCAGAGTGACCAACTAAATGTACATCAcagggttcacaca ggggagaagccatacaaatgcctggagtgtggaaaatgctTCTCTCGAAGTAGCCGACTAAGTGTacatcaaaggattcacactggggagaagccatacaaatgcctggagtgtggaaagttcTTCTCGCGGAGCGACCAACTAAATGTACATCagagggttcacacaggggagaagccttacaaatgcctggagtgtgaaaAGACCTTCTCTTTTAATAGTGGCCTAAGTAAACATCAAAGGATCCACACTggtgagaagccatataaatgcttggagtgtggaaagtgcttctcacAAAGTAGCCAACTAACTGTACATCAAAGGGTTCAcagaggagagaaaccatataaatgtttggagtgtggaaagtgcttctctcaaaGTAGCCAACTAACTGTACATCAAAGGGTTCACataggggagaagccatataaatgcttggagtgtggaaagtgcttctttcGAAATAGCCAACTAACGAAACATCAGAgggttcacactggggagaaaccatataaatgcttggagtgtggaaagtgcttctctcaaaTTAGCCACCTAACTGTACATCAGAGggttcacactggagagaaaccatataaatgcctggagtgtgggaagtgCTTCTCGCGGAGTGCCCAACTAATCATACATCagagggttcacacaggggagaagccttaTAAATgcatggaatgtggaaagagcttcattCGGATTGATCAGCTAACTGTTCATCAcagggttcacacaggggagaagccatataaatgccaggagtgtggaaagaccTTCTCCTCCAGTTACGCTGTAAGAACACATCAgtgggttcacacaggggagaagccttaCAAATGTCTGGAGTGTGAAAAGACCTACTCTCGTAAAAGTGATCTAACTCaacatcaaaggattcacacaggtgagaagccatataaatgcttggagtgtggaaagtgcttcactTGGAACGGTCAGCTAACTATGCATCACAgggttcacacaggagagaagccttacaaatgccaggagtgtaAAAAGACCTTCTCTCTTAATCGTGACCTAAGGAAACATCAGTGGGTTCACataggagagaagccatataaatgcttggagtgtggaaacacctTCTCTTGTAATGGTGACTTAGATAaacatcaaagggttcacactggagagaagccatgtaagtgcctggagtgtggaaagagcttctctcATAATGGTCAACTAACGAAACATCAGAGGGTTCACAcgggggagaagccatataaatgtttggagtgtggaaagtgcttttctCAAAGTAGCCACCTAACTATACATCAGAGGATTCACACTgtagagaagccatataaatgcttggagtgtggaaagatcTTCTCTTGTAATGGTGACCTAAGAAAACATAAAAG gattcacacaggggagaagccatatacatgcttggagtgtggaaagagcttctcgCGGAATGACCACCTAAACTTACATCAacgggttcacacaggggagaagccatataaatgcttggagtgtggaaagagcttctcacGGAATGGCCATCTAAAAGTACATCAgtgggttcacacaggggagaagccatataaatgtctggaatgtggaaagagcttcactcTGAATGGTTATCTAACTGTACATCAGAGGgttcatacaggggagaagccTTATAAATGCCTTGAATGTGGAAAGAACTTTTCTTATAGTCGTGACTTAAGAACACATCAATCGGTTCACAAAGGTGAGGAACCTTATAAATgcatggaatgtggaaagagcatGTCTTCCAATCGCACCTTTAGAATacatcaaaggattcacacaggggagaagccatataaatgcctagagtgtggaaagtgcttctctcagaaaGGCCAATTAACTGATCATCAGTGGgttcatacaggggagaagccatataaatgcctggagtgtggaaagagcttccctTGCAAAAGCAGCCTAAGTAAACATCAAAGGGTTCactctggggagaagccatataaatgcctggagtgtgaaaAGACCTTCTCTTCTAATTATGCTCTAAATCAtcatcaaaggattcacacaggggagaagccatataaatgcttggagtgtggaaagagcttctcgTGGAATGACCGACTAAACGTACATCAACGGGTTCACACGGGggaaaagccatataaatgcctggaatgtggaaagagcttctcacGGAATCGCCGTCTAAAAATACATCAACGGGTTCACATTAGTAATCCTCGGTTTCCGTTAGTAATCCGTCCGAGAATAAtcaaaccgaaaccgatgaacaCAGAGGCaaccttttccataggaatcaatgtaaatccaattaatccattctag